In the genome of Cuculus canorus isolate bCucCan1 chromosome 26, bCucCan1.pri, whole genome shotgun sequence, one region contains:
- the FER1L5 gene encoding LOW QUALITY PROTEIN: fer-1-like protein 5 (The sequence of the model RefSeq protein was modified relative to this genomic sequence to represent the inferred CDS: inserted 1 base in 1 codon), whose product MLRLLVASAYIPRATGSGPGVHVSARFKGVPRSTRVVPEEHSPNWNETLAWPLGVRPLHPMATITLRLRHWGQPAPQGDLGATVVSLDRLVADPELPLALSDVPLLDPQGQPTGCTITLCCSYVPHGTARDATVPLQGQVPPQAVSPGPPHHPTKLPAGSKEDFQVRVRIIKGHQLQGNDIKPVVSVLIGQHRFRTRIRVGNSPYYNEVFCQNFHQTPTQLAAEPIHIQVLNSRATRAHAVIGIFQVRDGGLSTRVTPQFSHSHRLCHPHSSTSALSTAHRGYIRVSLAVLRAGETVQEQEEPAEDEDVEANLLQPPPCAATLQLRIYRAEDLPQAEPARLPLAVPGGGKRGFVAAAVRASFAGRTLCTRVMPPDANPVWNEVFFFPLRLPPICDAIQLAILSGSNVLGTANLHLSHISSAGAELEGTPGFLPCFGPSFLPFYGPRPDSARTCGTAYRGRVLLELSTHMATPDGHQRGTIAPEDIAQVQRHLPRHQFGLCGVFYSATMVPAGPELLRFEISIGNYGDTGDVTCKPSASVTPHGCPVFDGNRYHYLPWYGDKPVVAVTSSWEDTSHRWETLNVLQALCRRLEKNVKELRGARRDSEGDIGRRLLRELAQDCRRALSQLEAQPTLTPLDAHLRTARFHLLRHVAAVAATPPRSGWDTLLLVAEGWLCRVAALAVEPQVTMPDVLLWLLRGEQRVACARIPASDIIFSQSGPSACGQLCGRTQTLFLTRRAKPGCPATKIRPPQGLALEWTLEGGAAAAGAWREVYENESRRLSGEWGPAAVSSTDASGSAVPPKEEVECPKAGTSPTAGGGRGRGRGRGRLAVRSECGPRHPHRWHGTLPRRPTTAPSPALAAHPPQDPSTHGPEQDVATFLQLRRVGDTCRRRCWHRDMVPSQPQTVAPLFLLDGSPSAEDLDEEDQPAETEQQARGSSWTLLQQSAPLILCTFHKPNFFQLRCYIFQALELTPCGTKATADPVAHVSFVHVSQSTRVLPGTLDPLWDQTLLFHRVLLYGDPRGVRDEPPAVVVEVFDQDGRGDGGFLGRGVCIPEVWLDVGRRQPPRSSAVPCWRGRPRGPAGELARPPLSCCTMLEVLAWGLRGLRGGVRAPSLEVQCGGRILQTPTITDFGTNPNFPINAFLLTLLLPTEEEFMPPIRLRVLDTRSFGYRPEVGQACVQSLGQYCCQPHGEGNPPPGSGRTPHMHHLRESLFAPLLPSSSRWGRIAQMLPRITTKKGSADKAEEEDEDEDDWWSKFYAAMGGTAKSRRRTNRDRLKIYSCELEAVPEFXGLQDFCQTFHSTCRDVPPQQARDPCPVGEFKGLFRIYPLPEDPGVAPPPRHFQELPPRQPQKCLVRVYIVRAFDLPPRDRNGLCDPYIRVSLGTMTVGQRDQYVPNTLEPVFGRLFEVTGTIPLQKDLRVTLVDYDLLPPDQEIGTTTIDLENRLLSRFRAHCGLPAVYRTDGPGCWRDQLPPSQELERFARTRGLPAPEFSAEGTTVTFGDQTFLLSHFESGPPTHPGAPRERLALHVLRACHLVPEHLETRTLYNSTQPGLEQGKVQMWVDIFPASLGPPGPPVDITPRKPQRYELRCVVWNTQDVDLVDVNMLGERMSDIYVTGWLEGMEEQRQRTDVHYRSLQGEGNFNWRFVFSFEYLVAEQLCVLPRKEHFWSLDETVLKVPPKLILQVWDNDKFSADDFLGVLELELTRLPQPAQRPQDCAVAPQRTPQSRWRCRGAQLPSRFSLFHQRRVRGWWPCIVQEGNTHRLSGKLELSLEVLTAKEAEERPAGKGREDPNMYPTLLPPVRPESSLLWLQAPLRILRYSIWRQHRSRICLLFALAMLLALLLTFLYATPGYLAMKLVKPLQSLDLGSAKHPPAGTL is encoded by the exons ATGCTGCGGCTGCTGGTGGCCAGCGCCTACATCCCCAGGGCCACCGGCTCCGGACCTGGGGTACATGTGTCTGCCCGCTTCAAAG GTGTCCCCAGGAGCACCCGAGTGGTGCCAGAGGAGCACAGTCCCAACTGGAATGAG ACGCTGGCATGGCCGCTGGGCGTGCgtcccctgcaccccatggccaccatcacCCTGCGTCTCCGGCACTGGGGCCAACCAGCACCCCAGGG GGACCTGGGTGCCACCGTGGTTTCACTAGACCGGTTGGTGGCCGACCCTGAGCTACCACTGGCTCTCAGTGACGTCCCACTGCTGGACCCCCAGGGACAGCCCACAGGA TGCACCATCACCCTCTGTTGCTCCTACGTTCCCCATGGCACGGCCAGAGATGCTACAGTCCCTCTACAAGGACAGGTGCCACCACAGGCGGTGTCACCAGGGCCACCCCACCACCCCACCAAGCTCCCAGCAGGGAGTAAAGAGGATTTCCAG GTACGAGTGAGGATCATCAAGGGCCACCAGCTCCAGGGAAATGACATCAAGCCTGTGGTGAGCGTCCTCATCGGCCAGCACCGCTTCAGGACCAGGATCCGGGTGGGGAACAGCCCCTACTACAACGAG GTGTTTTGCCAAAATTTCCACCAGACGCCCACCCAGCTGGCGGCAGAGCCCATCCACATCCAG GTGCTGAACTCACGGGCCACCCGCGCCCATGCTGTCATTGGCATCTTCCAGGTGAGGGACGGTGGCTTGAGCACACGGGTCACACCCCAGTTCAGCCACTCTCACCGCCTTTGCCATCCTCACAGCTCAACGTCGGCACTGTCTACTGCGCACCGG GGCTACATCCGTGTCAGCCTAGCCGTACTCCGCGCCGGCGAGACGGTGCAg GAGCAGGAGGAACCGGCAGAGGATGAAGACGTGGAGGCCAACCTGCTGCAGCCACCACCATGTGCTGCCACACTTCAGCTCCGCATCTACCGTGCCGAGGACCTGCCGCAGG CGGAGCCGGCTCGGCTTCCCTTGGCGGTGCCGGGTGGTGGCAAGAGGGGCTTCGTGGCGGCAGCGGTGCGGGCCAGCTTTGCCGGCAGGACG CTCTGCACCCGGGTGATGCCTCCCGACGCCAACCCCGTGTGGAATGAAGTCTTCTTCTTCCCCCTGAGG ctgccccccaTCTGTGATGCGATCCAGCTGGCCATCCTCAGCGG CAGCAACGTCCTGGGTACCGCCAACCTCCACCTCTCCCACATCTCCTCCGCTGGCGCAGAGCTTGAGG GGACCCCCGGCTTCTTACCCTGCTTCGGACCCAGCTTCCTCCCGTTCTATGGCCCCCGGCCGGATTCTGCCAGGACATGTGGCACC gcTTATCGGGGCCGGGTGCTGCTGGAACTCAGCACTCACATGGCGACCCCAGACGGGCACCAGCGAGGCACCATCGCCCCCGAGGACATAGCCCAGGTGCAG cgCCACTTGCCCCGCCATCAGTTCGGGCTCTGTGGGGTCTTTTATTCAGCCACCATGGTCCCAGCTGGCCCCGAGCTCCTGCGCTTTGAGATCAGCATTGGCAACTACGGGGACACTGGTGATGTCACCTGCAAACCGTCTGCCTCCGTCACCCCACATGGTTGTCCTGTCTTCGATG GTAACCGCTACCACTACCTGCCATGGTATGGTGACAAGCCGGTGGTGGCTGTCACCTCCTCCTGGGAGGACACCAGTCACCGTTGGGAAACCCTAAATGTCCTGCAAGCGCTGTGTCGGCGGCTG GAGAAGAATGTGAAGGAGCTGCGGGGCGCACGCAGGGACAGTGAGGGGGACATCGGCCGGAGGCTCCTGCGGGAGCTGGCTCAGGACTGCAG GCGAGCGCTGTCCCAGCTGGAGGCGCAGCCAACCCTGACTCCACTGGATGCCCACTTGCGCACCGCGCGCTTTCATCTCCTCCGGCACGTGGCAGCGGTGGCGGCAACACCACCGAGATCGGGCTGGGACACGTTGCTGCTGGTGGCCGAGGGCTGGCTGTGCCGCGTGGCCGCCCTGGCTGTCGAG CCACAGGTGACCATGCCCGAcgtgctgctctggctgctgcgGGGCGAGCAGCGGGTGGCCTGCGCCCGCATCCCTGCGTCCGACATCATCTTCTCCCAGAGTGGCCCCAGCGCTTGCGGCCAGCTCTGCGGACGGACCCAGACCCTCTTCTTGACA CGCCGGGCAAAACCAGGCTGCCCCGCCACCAAGATCCGACCCCCCCAAGGGCTGGCGCTGGAGTGGACCCTGGAAGGTGGAGCCGCAGCGGCGG GTGCTTGGAGAGAGGTCTACGAGAACGAGAGCCGACGGCTCAGCGGCGAGTGGGGACCTGCAGCCGTGTCCAGCACTGATGCT AGCGGGTCAGCGGTGCCGCCCAAGGAGGAGGTGGAGTGTCCCAAGGCTGGCACATCACCGACGGCTGGCGGTGGCCGTGGCCGGGGCCGTGGACGAGGCCG TTTGGCAGTACGGAGCGAGTGTGGCCCCCGGCACCCCCACCGTTGGCATGGCACGCTGCCGAGAAGACCTACCACCGCACCGTCGCCGGCGCTGGCTGCGCACCCGCCACAGGATCCCAGCACTCATGGACCAGAGCAGGATGTGGCCACCTTCCTCCAGCTG CGCCGCGTGGGTGACACGTGCCGGCGGCGGTGCTGGCACCGGGACATGGTGCCCAGCCAGCCCCAGACCGTGGCACCCCTCTTCCTCCTGGATGGCTCCCCG AGCGCGGAGGATCTGGACGAGGAGGATCAACCAGCTgagacagagcagcaggcaCGGGGCTCATCCTGGACCCTCCTGCAGCAGTCGGCGCCCCTCATCCTCTGCACCTTCCACA aGCCCAACTTCTTCCAGCTCCGCTGCTACATCTTCCAGGCCCTGGAGCTGACACCTTGTGGCACCAAGGCCACCGCAG ACCCTGTCGCCCATGTCTCCTTCGTGCACGTCAGCCAGAGCACCCGGGTGCTGCCCGGCACCCTGGACCCGCTCTGGGACCAGACGCTACTTTTTCACCGGGTCCTGCTCTACGGGGACCCCCGGGGGGTCCGGGATGAGCCCCCCGCCGTGGTGGTGGAGGTCTTTGACCAGGATGGAAGG GGGGACGGTGGTTTCCTGGGGAGAGGCGTGTGCATCCCAGAGGTTTGGCTGGACGTGGGGCGCCGGCAGCCCCCTCGGTCGTCGGCGGTTCCCTGCTGGAGGGGCCGGCCGCGGGGGCCGGCCGGGGAGCTTGCTAGGCCGCCTTTGAGCTGCTGCACGATGCTAGAG GTGCTGGCatgggggctgcgggggctgcGTGGTGGTGTGCGGGCGCCCAGCCTGGAGGTGCAGTGCGGGGGCCGGATCCTGCAGACCCCAACCATCACCGACTTTGGCACCAACCCCAACTTCCCCATCAATGCCTTCCTGCTGACACTG CTCCTGCCGACAGAGGAGGAGTTCATGCCTCCCATCCGGCTGCGGGTGCTGGACACGCGGAGCTTTGGGTACCGGCCTGAGGTGGGGCAGGCGTGCGTGCAGAGCCTGGGGCAGTACTGCTGCCAGCCCCACGGCGAGGGGAACCCCCCACCAGGCTCTG GCAGGACCCCACACATGCACCACCTCCGGGAGAGTCTTTttgcccctctcctccccagcagctcccgcTGGGGCAGGATAGCTCAG atgctgcccaggatCACCACCAAGAAGGGTTCTGCGGACAAG gctgaggaggaggatgaagatgaggatgacTGGTGGAGCAAATTCTACGCAGCCATGGGGGGCACGGCAAAAAGCCGGCGGAGGACAAACAGGGACAGACTGAAG ATCTACAGCTGCGAGCTGGAGGCAGTGCCCGAAT GAGGGCTGCAGGATTTCTGCCAGACTTTCCACTCTACCTGCCGGGACGTCCCCCCACAGCAGGCGAGGGACCCGTGCCCTGTGGGCGAGTTCAAG GGGCTCTTCCGTATCTACCCACTGCCTGAGGACCCTGGGGTGGCTCCACCACCCCGCCACTTCCAGGAGCTGCCACCCAGACAACCCCAAAAGTGCCTTGTGAGGGTCTACATCGTCCGGGCCTTCGACCTTCCTCCGCGTGACAGGAATGGGCTG TGTGACCCCTACATCCGCGTCTCGCTGGGGACGATGACTGTGGGCCAGCGGGACCAGTACGTGCCCAACACCCTGGAGCCCGTTTTTGGCAG GCTGTTCGAGGTGACGGGCACCATCCCGCTGCAGAAGGACCTGCGGGTCACCCTGGTGGACTATGACCTCCTGCCACCTGACCAGGAGATCGGCACCACCACCATTGACCTGGAGAACCGCCTGCTGTCCCGCTTCCGCGCCCACTGCGGGCTGCCGGCTGTCTACCGCAC TGATGGCCCTGGCTGCTGGCGAGACCAGTTGCCCCCCAGTCAGGAACTGGAACGCTTCGCTCGCACCCGAGGGCTCCCAGCACCCGAGTTCAGCGCCGAGGGCACCACAGTCACCTTCGGGGACCAAACCTTCCTCCTCAGTCACTTTG AGAGCGGCCCCCCAACGCACCCTGGGGCCCCCCGTGAGCGCCTGGCCCTGCACGTGCTCCGTGCCTGCCACcttgtccctgagcacctcgaAACCCGCACCCTCTACAACAGCACCCAGCCCGGGCTGGAGCAG GGCAAGGTGCAGATGTGGGTGGACATCTTCCCCGCGAGCCTTGGGCCCCCCGGCCCCCCTGTGGACATCACCCCCCGCAAGCCCCAGAG GTACGAGCTGCGCTGCGTGGTCTGGAACACGCAGGACGTGGACCTGGTAGATGTCAACATGCTTGGAGAGCGAATGAGCGACATCTATGTCACCGG GTGGCTGGAAGGAATGGAGGAGCAGCGGCAGAGGACGGATGTGCATTACCGCTCGCTGCAAGGCGAAGGGAACTTCAACTGGCGTTTCGTCTTCTCCTTCGAGTACCTGGTGGCCGAGCAGCTCTGCGTTCTGCCCCGGAAG GAGCATTTCTGGAGCCTGGACGAGACGGTGCTGAAGGTGCCCCCCAAACTCATCCTCCAAGTGTGGGACAACGACAAGTTTTCAGCTGATGATTTTCTGG GCGTCCTGGAGCTGGAGCTCACAAGGCTGCCACAGCCAGCGCAGCGCCCCCAGGACTGCGCCGTAGCACCGCAGCGGACCCCCCAAAGCCGCTGGCGCTGCCGGGGGGCGCAGCTCCCCTCCCGGTTCTCCCTTTTCCACCAGAGACGGGTGAGGGGGTGGTGGCCCTGCATCGTGCAGGAGGGCAACACACATCGCCTCTCG GGTAAATTAGAGCTGAGCCTGGAGGTGCTGACAGCGAAGGAGGCAGAAGAGCGGCCGGCGGGGAAAGGTCGAGAGGATCCCAACATGTACCCAACGCTCCTGCCACCCGT GCGGCCAGAGTCATCCCTCCTGTGGCTGCAAGCTCCACTGCGCATCCTGCGCTACAGCATCTGGCGCCAACACCGCAGCCGCATCTGCTTGCTGTTCGCCCTGGCAATGCTCCTTGCTCTGCTTCTCACCTTCCTCTATGCCACCCCG GGTTATTTGGCCATGAAGCTGGTTAAGCCTCTCCAGAGTTTGGACCTTGGCAGCGCTAAGCATCCCCCAGCCGGCACGCTGTAA